In Flammeovirgaceae bacterium, the sequence AACGGCTGCCAAAATGTAACCCGCAACGAGGTAACGGTATTTAATCCTCCGGTTGCTGACTTTCAGCTTCCTTCTGCATCACCTTTCTGTACCCATCAGGCTTATACATTTACAAATACTTCTTCTTATGATGCCGGAAGCGATATTTCCTGGAACTGGATGGTTAATTCAGTTGGCGTTTCAACAGACGAGGATTTGCAGTTGTCGTTCAGTAATTCTGTTCCGCACGAAGTAAAACTTATTGCCTCCATACCGGGGTGTTCAAGTGAGATGATAAAAAATATCTCAACAGTCGTTGGTGGCCCTTCTGTCAATTTCAACATAACGGGGCATTGCCAGCAGGCGCCTGTATCTTTCACCAATGCCACTTCCGGTAGTGTAACGGCATATACGTGGGACTTTGATGATGGCAATATATCTAATGAGGAGAACCCTGTTCATGTCTTTTCGGCTTCAGGAACCTTTAATGTTCAGCTAACCGCCACCAATGCAGCCGGCTGCATGAACTCCGTAACCCAGCCTATCATAATTTATTCTAAACCCCAAACCGATTTTTCGGTGGCCTTGCCGCCCTTTTCGTGCAGCGGCTCAGCCACCCAGTTTAATGATGCCACACCCAACCCGCCCGACAGCAACATTGCTTCCTGGTTATGGGATTTTGATGACGGAGGAAGTACATCAACCCTTAAAAATCCGCAGCATGTTTATACAATGCCGGCTACTTATCAGGTTACACTAACCACCACCACCAACTTCGGTTGTTCGGCAACCGTACAAAAACCTGCGCTCATCCTGCCATCACCAACCGTTGATTTCAGTAACTCGCCACCCTGCCGGAACATACCGGTAAGCTTTACCGATCAAACCCCCGGCAGCAACCAAGCATGGCTATGGCAGGTAGAGAGTTCATTTTATTCGGTTCAAAACCCCACGCATACGTTTACCACTACAGGCACCAAAAACGTTATGCTTGCTGTAACCGGTGCCAATGGATGTGTTGGAACCAGAACAAAGCAGGTTGTGGTACCCGTTCAACTCGTTCCTGATTTTACCGTTGAAAAAAACTGTGTCAATCAACAAACACATTTTAGCGATAACACCAACGATTTTGCCGATCCGATAACAGCCTGGCAATGGACATTTGGAGCTCTTGGCACCGGAACCGGCAGCACGGCCGAGTTCACCTTTCCATCCGTGGGCAGCGTAAATGTAAACCTTGTGGTAACCACACAAACCGGGTGTTCTTATTCGCGATTAAAAAGTGTAAGTATTGAGCCTGCACCAATGGCATCATTTACGGCTACGCCAACCGTGGGCGAACCGCCACTTCCGGTATCATTCACCAATACATCATCCGGAGCAACCTCCTATCTGTGGTACTTTGGCGATTCCGGGAACTCTTCCAGTACCATACCGTCTCCGCAATTTACATTTACCGAGTTGGGTCAATACACGGTAGAGCTAACCGCTTATAATCCACTCAGTTGTTCCCACAAAGCAACACGCACCATACACGTGGTTGTTCCGGCAATTAATGTGGAAGTGAGTTTACTTGAACTTCTCACTAACCAGGCTTCGCTCACTCCTGCGGTAACACTCATAAATCGCAGCAATGTTCCAATTCAAAATCCGGTTGTTCGTTTTGATTTAACGGGTACTGCAGCCATCAATGAAGTGATACCGGTTACTATTCCATCCAACAGCTCCTATCGGCATGTGGCAAGTTTTTTCATTCCGGTACGCGATGGGCTGGATTATGTTTGTGCCGAAGTGTTGCTGGATGATACCACACCGCATGACAACCGCCTTTGTTCAACGGTTGAAGCTGATTTTTTTGTTTTAGAACCTTACCCTAATCCCGTATTCGGAAAGCAGCCTGTAACCATCAGTTGGGTATCAGCTACCGAAAACTCGGCAATAATTTCTTTGCTCGGCAGTTCCGGTCAACAGGTTTTTTCATCAGTCCTATCAGCCAGCACCGGTTTCAACTCAGTTGAGATAACCACCGGGCAACTGCGGGCTGGTTTATACATTTTGCGGATAACGTCCGGTAACATGGTAAAAAATTTCCGGCTGGTGGTTGGCGAATAATGCAGCCGGCAATTAGGTATAAACCCTTTTTACTTTATTTTTACAGTCTTTAATTAAAGAGCCCTCTATGAAGAACATTAAACTCGATGCTACCGACCGGAAGATACTGGAATTGCTGCAACGGAACTCCAATATTACCAATGCCTTGCTGGCCAAGGAAATTGGCCTGTCTCCGGCACCGACATTAGAACGCGTAAATAAGCTGGAGAACAACAAAGTAATAAAAAGTTACCATGCCGTGATCGATCCGAATGCCGTTGGCCTTGGTGTAAGCACGTTTGTTATGGCTTCACTGAAGGGCCATAACAAAGAGAACATTGATAAATTTGTAAAGGCCATCGCTACCATTGACGAGGTAATTGAATGCCACCACATTACCGGTGCTGGTGATTTTATTTTACGGATTGTTTGTGCCGACATTGCCGCCTACCAGCAACTGATGCTGGAGAAAGTATCGAACATTGAAGTGGTTGACAGCCTGCAAACCATGGTTATTCTCTCCACATTTAAGAACAGCAAGGTTCTGCCCATACCTAACTGAGCATGACAGCCGAGAAGACCTTAATTCTGGATGCCCTGCAGGTAAAACAGAAAATCCGCAGGATGGCTTTTGAGATTTTCGAAAACAATTTCAAAGAGAAGGTTATTGTTATTGCCGGCATTGACGGCCAGGGTTATACGCTGGCGAAATTACTGGCTAAAGAAGTTGCAGCAATCTCTGAAACAGAAGTTAAACTGGTTAAGGTTACACTCGATAAGGAGGCTCCGCAGTTGAATGCGGTTGCGCTAGACTGTGACGTAAAAGATGCTAAGAAAAAAAGTATTGTCTTGGTAGATGATGTACTGAATACCGGCCGCACACTGGCCTATGCCATGAAGCCCTTTCTTGATGTTGAAATCAAAAAACTTGAAGTAGCCGTACTCATCAATCGGAGTCACTCTGCTTTCCCTATCGCTCCGCGTTACTCCGGATACGAACTGGCCACCACCATTACCGATCATGTTGAAGTTGTTCTTGGAAAAGATACCGCGGTGTACCTCAAGTAATCAGTTGCAGATTTCGTCATCAGGTTCTTTACCGAACCAAACTACCCCATACTCTTTATATAAACCGATACCAATGGCATTCCATTGCACCGGCTTCCAGATGCCTTCGTTTATAATTACCTGGTTATGGCCGGGGCTTCTTTTCCAGCCTTCCAGTCCCTCTTCTGCGTTGGCACCCGCGGTGCTGAAATAGGAAATCTCATAGCCGTTACCCGGGTAACCGGCAATTTCTTTCGGCTTGTCCCACATGCACCGGGCCTGTTTATGATCATCGGTGTAGCAGCAGGCTGTCCACTTTCCGTTTTTCGACCAACTGTGAAGATTACACCGCTGATTATTTGGGTCGTAGTGCTCGGCCAAATCCTTTGCATGGAGTTGAGCTACACGGGTAAGTTTAGGCGACAGCGGTATGGAATTCAGTCCTTTCGCAGCGCGGTATTCCATAATCATATCATAAAGCCGTTGTTCTTCATCGTTAAGACAGGTTTTCAATGAAATCGATTCAGGAGCAAAAGATTGCAGGCTAAGCAACAGGAGTATCAGCACGGAAGTTGGGATTGATTTCATAGTTCCAGAGAAAACGTTCGCTTACGCCTAAATTATTCATTATAGCTGTATTTTTTTAATTTCAGGGCTTTAACAAATACCATTTAAACCAAATTAAACATGAGCGATCAAAAGATTACTATCCATAACGGGATGCTGAATGTTCCGGATAACCCGACCATACCTTACATCGAAGGCGATGGAACCGGGGTGGATATATGGCCGGCCGCACAACTGGTTTTTGATAAAGCGGTAGAAAAAGCCTATGGGGGCAAACGCAAAATCAACTGGAAGGAAGTACTGGCGGGTGAAAAGTCGTTTAATAAAGTAGGCAACTGGCTGCCCGATGAAACCCTGGATGCCTTTAGGGATTACCTGGTGGGCATAAAAGGCCCACTTACCACACCGGTGGGTGGTGGCATCCGCTCCCTTAACGTTGCCCTACGGCAGATACTGGACTTGTATGTGTGCCTCAGGCCGGTGCGTTGGTACCAGGGTGTGCCATCGCCTGTAAAAAATCCGGGCGCGGTAAACATGGTCATCTTCCGCGAGAATACCGAAGATATTTATGCCGGTATTGAATTTGGTGCCGGCACACCCGAAGCTCAGAAAATATTGGATTTTCTGGCAAAAGAGTTCCCGAAGGAATACAACAAGATACGGTTCAATACGAAAGAAAAATCAGAGACCTTCTGGAAAATGGTGGGCGCCCCCAGTGTGAAGACAGACGTGAATGTGGGCATCGGTATTAAGCCGGTAAGCTGGAGCGGAAGCGTGCGGTTGATTCATAGCGCCATTGCGTATGCCGTTAAGTTTAACCGTAAATCGGTTACGCTGGTACACAAGGGCAACATTATGAAGTTTACCGAAGGTGCCTTTATGGAGTGGGGTTATGCCATTGCCGAAGAATACTTTGGCGATAAAGTGTACACCTGGAAACGGTGGGAAAAAACCAAAAAGGAAAAAGGAGAGGAAGCAGCCAATGCCGAGCAGAAGGCAGCCATCGCAGCCGGTAAAATCATCATCAAAGATTCCATTGCCGACATCACTTTGCAACAAGTGTTAACCCGCCCGGAAGATTTTGAAGTGATTGCTACCTTAAACCTGAACGGTGATTATCTCAGCGATGCATTAGCTGCGCAGGTAGGCGGTATTGGCATTGCGCCTGGAGCTAACATCAACTACATCACCGGTCATGCCATCTTTGAAGCTACGCATGGCACAGCGCCCAAATATGCCGGTCAGGATAAAGTAAACCCCGGCTCCGTGATTCTTTCAGGTGTGATGATGCTGGAGTACATGGGCTGGCAGGAAGCGGCCGACCTGATTAATAAAGGGCTCGAAAAAGCCATCTCCTCCAAGCGGGTAACCTACGATTTCCACCGGCTGATGGATGGCGCCACCCTGCTGAAGTGTTCGGAGTTTGCGCAGGAGGTAGTGAAGAACATGTGATTCATGTTAATATTTTAGATTTAATTTAGCCAGGGGCGGTGCGTACGCACCCGCCCCCGGCTGTTTTTCTTTGATATTTTTTTGACTTCCTATAGGTTACCTCCGGCCTTTTTATACACTAAGTCATGCAAACTAGCCAATTAGCCACAAGACCTATGAGCCTGACTTTTACCACTGCCGAGTTGCGCCTGCTGCGGTATGTAGCCGATGGCGCCAAACTGGAAGTCCTTGCCGCCCAGGAGGGCGTAACCCAGAAGGAAATTGAAACGAGATTAAAAAGCGTGTACAAGCGCCTGGAATCGCGTAATCCTGTTGAAGCCCTGCAAAAGCTGGCGCAATCAAGTTTTGAAGTGGTCGAACGTGGCTAATGGACCATTTTTAGTGCCGTAAGGGCGGCTTCTTCACCTTTGTTGCCGTATTTTCCTCCGGCCCGGTCGTAGGCCTGTTGTTTGTTCAGGGTTGTTAAAACCCCAAAAACAACCGGCTTCCGGGTTTTAAGGCTCACTTCGGTTAAACCATAGGCTACGGCCTGGCAGATATAATTAAAGTGTGGGGTTTCTCCTTGTATCACACAGCCCAGGCAAATCACGGCATGGATGTCTTTTCGCTCAGCCATCCGCAAGGCACCCAGCGATAATTCAAAACTACCCGGAACATTTTGCCTTACTATATTTTTTTGCTTCACGCCATGAGCTTGCAGACTGGCCGATGCAGCGGCATATAACGCCTCGGTAATTTCTTCATTCCATTCGCTTACAACAAGGGCGAATTTTTTACTTTTAATATCACGGTTGGTTAATACTTTACCGCTTCGTAAACTGCCGGCCATAGGTATGAAATTAAAAAGGATAGCTTGCGCTATCCCCTGCAAGGTAAATCAAATTTTATTTATGAGTTTGTCTCCAGTCGGGCTTTCAGTTTGCGCGCGTTTTGGTACTCGGCTGATTCCCAGTATTTGGTTATTACCTCATTATAGGCCTTAATGGCTTTTTCGCGCTGCTCCGATTTTTCAAAGGCCAGTGCTGCTTTCATCAGGTAGGCTGGCGTGAAATATTTATTCGGCCTGTAGCTGGCCGCTTTCTCATAATAGCGTGCAGCGTCCTTGTAGTTTTGCTCCTCCATGTACGCATCGCCAATCAGGCTGTAGGCCCGTGCCTGGATGAGCAAATCCTTTGAGCTGAAATCACTTAGGTACAGGCGTGCCGCTTCGAATTTCCCCTGCTTCAAAAAACTAACTCCGGCATAAAAATGGGCCAGGTTGGCGGCATCGGTAATGCCGTATTCATCAATTATATCAATAAAGCCCAGGTTATTGCCATCGCCATTCAGAGCCAGGTTCAGGCTGTCGGCCTCGAAGTAATAAATGGCCTGGAACATCTCCTTCTGTGCTTCGGCTTCAAGACTGTCTTTGTAGTAGGTAAAGCCAAAGTACCCTACAACCACCAAGGCTATAGCAAGGGCAATTCCACCCACCAGTTTGGGGTGGCGCTCCATCCAGGTTTCAGCGCTTTCCAATTTTTCGGCAAGTGCTTCAGGGTTCTCCAGTAATTCGTTTTGATTGGGTAATTTCTTGCTCATGGTAAAAAATTAGCCCCGCTCGGGGCGGGGCGCAAAACTACTAATAACCCGATATTTAACAAAAACAGGTTAGTCGGTAATGAAGGGATAACCGGGTTCGGCATAGATGTCAGTTAGCGCTTCGGCCGGATCAGGAAATTCTGATTCTTCTGCAAATCGAACACTTTCCTCAACCTGGGCATTTACACGGTTCTCGATTTCTTCGAGTTCTTTTTCGTTGGCCATTTTGTTAGCTAAAATGGTTTTCCTTACTACTTCAATGGGATCGCGCTGTTTGTATTGTTCCACTTCTTCTTTGGTACGGTACTTCTGTGGGTCCGACATGGAGTGGCCTTTATAGCGATAGGTTCTGAATTCAAGTAAGGTGGGTCCATCGCCTGTGCGTGCACGTATGGCGGCTTTCGCAACAGCGTGATGTACATCTTCAACCCGCATGGCATCCACCGGTTCAGAGGGCATGTCGTACGCTTCACCCAGTGTGTAAAGTTCATGTACGTTGGAGGTTCGCTTTACGGAAGTGCCCATGGCATAGCCGTTGTTTTCAATCACAAAAATTACCGGCAGTTTCCACAACATGGCCAGGTTAAGTGCTTCATGAAAAGCCCCTTGCCTTACTGCACCATCGCCCATATAGCAAATACATACATTACCCGTTTTGTTGTATTTCTCGGCCAAAGCTATTCCGGCACCCAGGGGTATTTGTCCCCCAACAATCCCGTGGCCTCCCATAAAGTTTACCGCTTTATCAAAAATATGCATGGAGCCGCCCTTACCTTTGGAACATCCCGTTGCTTTGCCATACAATTCGGCCATTACTGCATTGGGGCTTGTACCCAGTGCCAGCGGATGCGCGTGGTCGCGGTAGGCGGTAATCCACTTGTCGCCTTTCGTAAGAGCCGTGGCTGCTCCGGCTGCGCAGGCTTCCTGACCTATATATAGATGACAAAAGCCTTTTATCTTTTGCATACCATAAAGCTGGCCTGCCTTTTCTTCGAACCTGCGCATCAGCAACATGCTTTCAAACCAGAACAGGTAGGTTTCCTTTGAGAACTCCGTTTTACCGGTTTTGGAAGGCTCACTTTTGGTAGCTTTGGTTGTCGTTGCCATATCTCTATTTTTGATAGGAACTGCGAAAATAATCGCCCAAACGGCAAACGCCAAAGTAATTCAGTTAATCGTGCAACTTACCAACCTGCGGCTTAGTAATTTCAGAAACTATGAGGAGGCCAACCTGGAATTTCCATCAAAAATTACCTGCCTGGTTGGATTAAATGGTAGCGGAAAAACCAGCCTGCTGGAGGCTATTCATTATTTATCTTCCACCCGTAGTTTTCTGGGTGTTCCGGATAACCAACTTTTGCGTTACGGGGCCAGTTATTTTTCCGTTCAGGGTAGTTTTAGTATGACTGATAACTGCCATGAGGTGGCCTGTCAGGTGCAACCGGGCGTCAAAAAAATATTCAGCATTAACGGTAAGGAATATGAAAAACTGAGTGAACACGTTGGAAGATTTCCGGTAGTGGTGATAGCCCCCACGGATATTGACCTTGTTCGCGATGGAAGCGAAACGCGAAGGAAATTTTTTGACAGCATCATTTCGCAGGTTGATACGGCTTACCTGAATAGGCTGGTTACTTACAATAAAGTGTTGAAGCAACGCAACAGCCTTTTGACGCTCTTTGCAGAGCGAAAATTTCAGGATTTGCAGTTGTTGCAATCGTACGATGAGCAGTTGGTGAATACCGGTGTACCGATTGCAGACAGGCGAAAACAATTTATACAAGAGTTTAAACCGTTTTTTGATGCTGCTTACTCCTTTGTTGCCGGAGGTGAAGAGGGAGCAGCAGTGAATTATCACACAGCCGTTGCCAATGCAGATTATGTGCAGGCATTGGAAAGAAGCCTGCAGCGCGACCTGGCCCTGCAACGAACCCACGTGGGTATTCACCGCGATGATTTTGAATTTAAGTTCGCACATGGCGAGTTAAAGAAACTGGGTTCGCAGGGTCAGCAAAAGTCATTTTTGGTTGCTCTTAAACTGGCCCAGCTAGAGTGGCTCAACCGGTATAAAGGCTTTTATTCCATTCTGTTGGTGGATGATATTATGGATAAGCTGGATGATGTTCGTATGAAGCATGTATTGGAGCGGGTGTCGTCACACCAAACCGGTCAGCTTTTTATTACAGATGCTGCTGTCGATCGGGCATCAACCCTTTTTAAACATTTGCAATCAGAATATGATATCTTTAACGTAAACCGGGGAGTTATCAGCAGGTAAACATGGGTGATAAACGAAATAAAGGCAATACGCAGTCTATCGCTGAGGCTATCCGGGGCTTACTGAATTCCTATCGCCTGGAAACAAAATTTGATGAGGCCACCATTATTGCCTCCTGGCAAGACCTAGTCGGAACCCCTATCGCCAACCGTACCAAAAAAGTATTTATCCGAAACAGGATACTTTATGTTGAGTTCAATACACCCTCCATGAAAAACGATTTCATTCTTCATAAGGGCAAAATTCTGGCATTATTTCAGGAACGCTTTGGAAAGCAGGTCGTAAACGACATTGTTATACTGTAACGCACCTGTCCGTTCAGGAGCGTTCCTTAAAATGTTTGACGAAACCAAAAAACCGTATAATTTTGCACTCCTCATTTTAAAAAACCTGATTTCAGGTGCATAAAGCGAGGTTTTAAAAGGCGTTCATCGGCATACTTTGGGGATTGGCAAATGGCATGAGATGGCCCCGATTTCCAAACTGAAACTGGGGGAATACCAAAGCGGCCAACTGGGACAGACTGTAAATCTGTTGTCTTATGACTTCCTAGGTTCGAATCCTAGTTCCCCCACCCAATTGTGAGTGACGATTGTAGGCTTTGGAAAACTCTGAGTTCTGCAATCTAAAGCGTCAATTGAAACGCGGGAGTCCAGACGTTGCTGTGCAAGTCTGGATGCAGACAAGGCTTCGCCTTCGTCTGCATAGCTCAGTTAAAATGAGCCTCAAGATGGCAGAGAAGTTCTCTTAATAAATGAGGAGAAAACAGGCGGGAGTAGCTCAGTTGGTAGAGCGGCAGCCTTCCAAGCTGCAGGTCGCGGGTTCGAGCCTCGTCTCCCGCTCTGAGTTCAGTTGTTAGTTACCGGTTGTTGGTTGTTAGAGAACAAGCGATTAACAACCAACAACTAACGGCCAGTATGCTGTTGTAGCTCAGGGGTAGAGCACTTCCTTGGTAAGGAAGAGGTCGAGGGTTCAATTCCCTTCAACAGCTCAGGTATATGATGCATTCGGATGCCGAAGTGAATCAAGCCGTGATTCACGTAAAAATTATTGATTGATAGTAAAACCATGTTATTTCCGGGTGCGTAGCGAACACCGGTAACGGAAATGTTTGGTTTTCCGAATAAACCCTTATTCGACAGGCTTACCATGTTTAGGGTGTGTGCTTCTTAATAAGTTAAGAGGTAATATTGATTTGTAACAACTTAAATTGATTTATACACTTTAAACTGGATTTTCAACAATGGCTAAAGAAACATTTGATCGTTCGAAACCCCACGTAAACGTTGGTACCATCGGTCACGTTGACCACGGTAAAACAACCCTTACTGCGGCTATCACCAAAGTGCTCGCGAAGAAAGGTCTCGCTGCTGAGCGCGACTTCTCTTCTATTGACAACGCTCCCGAAGAAAAAGAGCGTGGAATTACCATCAACACCTCACACGTTGAGTATCAGACTGAAAAGCGTCACTACGCACACGTTGACTGTCCCGGTCACGCTGACTATGTAAAGAACATGGTTACCGGTGCCGCGCAGATGGACGGTGCCATTCTTGTAGTGGCCGCCACCGATGGTCCCATGCCTCAAACCCGCGAGCACATCCTGCTGGCCCGCCAGGTAGGTGTACCTGCCCTGGTAGTATTTATGAACAAGGTCGACCTTGTAGATGACCCTGAATTACTTGACCTGGTTGAAATGGAAGTACGCGAATTGCTTTCTTCCTATGATTTCCCTGGCGACAAAATTCCTGTAATCCGTGGTTCGGCCCTTGGCGGACTGAATGGCGAGCCGAAGTGGGTTGAAAAAATTGAAGAACTGATGAATGCGGTTGATGAGTACATCCCGCTGCCGGTTCGGTTGATTGACAAGGACTTCCTGATGCCGGTTGAAGACGTCTTCTCAATTACCGGTCGGGGTACGGTAGCCACCGGGCGTATTGAGCGCGGTGTTATCAAAACCGGTGATGCCGTTCAGATTCTCGGCATGGGTGCCGAAAACCTTTCGTCAGTTATTACCGGTGTGGAGATGTTCCGCAAGATTCTTGACAGAGGCGAAGCCGGTGACAACGTAGGGTTGTTGCTCCGTGGTATTGAAAAAGACCAAATCCGCAGGGGTATGGTTATTTGCAAACCCGGTTCCGTAACTCCGCACGCTAAATTTAAAGCCGAAGTTTACGTTCTGTCTAAAGAAGAAGGCGGCCGTCATACCCCGTTCTTTAACAAGTATCGTCCGCAGTTCTATTTCCGCACTACCGATGTTACCGGTGAGATTAAACTCCCTGCCGGTGTTGAAATGGTTATGCCTGGCGATAACATTTCCATTGAGGTTGAATTGATCAACAAAATCGCTATGGAAAAGGGACTCCGTTTCGCTATCCGCGAGGGTGGTCGTACGGTAGGTTCCGGTCAGGTAACTGAAATCCTCGACTAAACAGTAAATCAACAGGTTAGCCCAATTACCAAGGGGCATGGAAAGGCGTTTCTGAATTTTTAAGAAGCGCCTTTGTTTTATACATTACTCTTTCTACCTTTGCAGTCCTTTTGGGTTTCGCGAGGTTTGATGGTGTAATCTGGTGTTTCTCAAGAGGTTGTGAGTCTGCAAGCTCTGGGGTTAAAGCCGGTTTTTTTACGGGTGTAGCTCAATTGGCAGAGCAGCGGTCTCCAAAACCGCAGGCTGGGAGTTCGAGTCTCTCCACCCGTGCGAAGGTAATTCAGGTGGAAAGCCTGGGAGTCCTGACAAGCCGTTACAACGGTTGGTCAGGATGCTGATCGGAGCATCAGCATTCGAGTCTCTCCACCCGTGCAAAGTAAATTCCGGGTTAAACCCGGTCAGAACAATAAAACGCGAAAGGCCTTAGTCATGCAAAAACTTACCACCTATATCGCAGAGTCCTGGGATGAAATCAAAAACAAGGTTTCATGGTCAAGCTATAAGGAGTTGCAGGGCAGTGCCATCCTGGTGCTGGTTGCTTCCACCATTTTTGCGCTTGTAATTGGCGGTATTGATTGGGTTTTTAAAACGGGGTTAGAGTGGTTTTACCGTGAATTTTAAATGGCAGCGGTGATGGGCGAGTTAAAGTGGTATGTTCTTCGGGTAATCAGCGGCCAGGAAAAAAAGGTTAAGACCTACCTGGAAAACGAGATTGAACGGGAAAAACTAAGGGAGTATATCCCGCAGGTGTTAATCCCTTCGGAAAAAGTGTACGAAATGCGTGGCGGTAAAAAGCGCGTACGGGAGAGAAATTTCTTTCCGGGTTATGTGCTGATTTCAGCCGACTTGTCGCATGGAGAGGCATTTCACTCGGTAAACAACATCCCGGGTGTTATTGGTTTTTTAGGCAGCAATGGTACGGGGTCCTCAAAAGATCCGGTTCCGCTCCGGCAATCCGAAGTAAACCGCATTTTAGGAAAGGTTGACGAGATAGACACGTTTGATGAAAAACTGGAAACCCCGTTTATCAAAGGCGAGTCGGTTAAAGTAATGGATGGACCTTTCAGCGGGTTTACCGGCACAGTTGAAGAGATATTTGAAGAGAAAAAGAAACTGAATGTGATGGTAAAAATATTCGGCCGCAATACACCGGTGGAATTGAATTACATGCAGGTTGAGAAATTAGATTAAGAACACAGATATGGCAAAGGAAGTAACAGGGTATTTGAAATTACAGGTAAAAGGAGGCGCGGCCAATCCGTCACCACCAATCGGTCCGGCTTTGGGTAGCAAGGGTCTAAACATCATGGATTTTTGCAAACAGTTTAATGCGCGTACACAGGACAAACCCGGACAGTTATTGCCGGTGCTGATTACCATCTACAATGATAAGTCGTTTGACTTCGTCATCAAAACACCTCCGGCTGCTAACCTCATTCTGGAGGCCATGAAAAAGCAGAAAGGTTCCGCTGAACCAAACAGGAACAAAATCGGCTCCATTACCTGGGACCAGGTAAAAAAAATAGCCGAAACAAAAATGCCCGATCTGAACGCTTTTAAAATTGAATCGGCAATGAAAATGATTGCCGGTACGGCCCGCAGTATGGGTGTTACTGTATCAGGAACACCTCCGTGGAAAAACTAAAACTTGGTTGACGGTTACTTAAAAAGTCATGGCACGTATATCAAAAAACAGAAAAGCCGTAATTGGCAAGTATAACCTCGAAAAGGAATATTCGCTGGAGGATGCTTCAAAAATGCTGAAGGAAATTACCTTCACCAAGTTCGATGCCTCCGTTGATCTGGATGTTCGCCTGGGCGTGGATCCGAAAAAATCCGACCAGATGGTTCGCGGAGTAGTGTCACTGCCGCACGGCATCGGCAAGACCGTCCGCGTACTGGTACTTTGCACGCCTGATAAGGTTCAGGAAGCAAAAGATGCCGGGGCTGACCATGTTGGTCTTGACGATTACATCCAGAAAATTGAAGGCGGCTGGACGGATATCGATGTGATCATCTGTACTCCCACCGTAATGGCCAAGGTAGGTAAACTTGGCAAGGTGTTAGGCCCCCGCGGCTTAATGCCCAACCCCAAATCAGGAACTGTTACGCTCGAAGTCGGTAAAGCCGTCAAAGAAGTAAAGGCCGGTAAAATCGA encodes:
- a CDS encoding 6,7-dimethyl-8-ribityllumazine synthase, yielding MAGSLRSGKVLTNRDIKSKKFALVVSEWNEEITEALYAAASASLQAHGVKQKNIVRQNVPGSFELSLGALRMAERKDIHAVICLGCVIQGETPHFNYICQAVAYGLTEVSLKTRKPVVFGVLTTLNKQQAYDRAGGKYGNKGEEAALTALKMVH
- a CDS encoding tetratricopeptide repeat protein, producing MSKKLPNQNELLENPEALAEKLESAETWMERHPKLVGGIALAIALVVVGYFGFTYYKDSLEAEAQKEMFQAIYYFEADSLNLALNGDGNNLGFIDIIDEYGITDAANLAHFYAGVSFLKQGKFEAARLYLSDFSSKDLLIQARAYSLIGDAYMEEQNYKDAARYYEKAASYRPNKYFTPAYLMKAALAFEKSEQREKAIKAYNEVITKYWESAEYQNARKLKARLETNS
- the pdhA gene encoding pyruvate dehydrogenase (acetyl-transferring) E1 component subunit alpha, with the protein product MATTTKATKSEPSKTGKTEFSKETYLFWFESMLLMRRFEEKAGQLYGMQKIKGFCHLYIGQEACAAGAATALTKGDKWITAYRDHAHPLALGTSPNAVMAELYGKATGCSKGKGGSMHIFDKAVNFMGGHGIVGGQIPLGAGIALAEKYNKTGNVCICYMGDGAVRQGAFHEALNLAMLWKLPVIFVIENNGYAMGTSVKRTSNVHELYTLGEAYDMPSEPVDAMRVEDVHHAVAKAAIRARTGDGPTLLEFRTYRYKGHSMSDPQKYRTKEEVEQYKQRDPIEVVRKTILANKMANEKELEEIENRVNAQVEESVRFAEESEFPDPAEALTDIYAEPGYPFITD
- a CDS encoding DNA replication/repair protein RecF, which gives rise to MIGTAKIIAQTANAKVIQLIVQLTNLRLSNFRNYEEANLEFPSKITCLVGLNGSGKTSLLEAIHYLSSTRSFLGVPDNQLLRYGASYFSVQGSFSMTDNCHEVACQVQPGVKKIFSINGKEYEKLSEHVGRFPVVVIAPTDIDLVRDGSETRRKFFDSIISQVDTAYLNRLVTYNKVLKQRNSLLTLFAERKFQDLQLLQSYDEQLVNTGVPIADRRKQFIQEFKPFFDAAYSFVAGGEEGAAVNYHTAVANADYVQALERSLQRDLALQRTHVGIHRDDFEFKFAHGELKKLGSQGQQKSFLVALKLAQLEWLNRYKGFYSILLVDDIMDKLDDVRMKHVLERVSSHQTGQLFITDAAVDRASTLFKHLQSEYDIFNVNRGVISR
- a CDS encoding DUF721 domain-containing protein; this encodes MGDKRNKGNTQSIAEAIRGLLNSYRLETKFDEATIIASWQDLVGTPIANRTKKVFIRNRILYVEFNTPSMKNDFILHKGKILALFQERFGKQVVNDIVIL
- the tuf gene encoding elongation factor Tu, with product MAKETFDRSKPHVNVGTIGHVDHGKTTLTAAITKVLAKKGLAAERDFSSIDNAPEEKERGITINTSHVEYQTEKRHYAHVDCPGHADYVKNMVTGAAQMDGAILVVAATDGPMPQTREHILLARQVGVPALVVFMNKVDLVDDPELLDLVEMEVRELLSSYDFPGDKIPVIRGSALGGLNGEPKWVEKIEELMNAVDEYIPLPVRLIDKDFLMPVEDVFSITGRGTVATGRIERGVIKTGDAVQILGMGAENLSSVITGVEMFRKILDRGEAGDNVGLLLRGIEKDQIRRGMVICKPGSVTPHAKFKAEVYVLSKEEGGRHTPFFNKYRPQFYFRTTDVTGEIKLPAGVEMVMPGDNISIEVELINKIAMEKGLRFAIREGGRTVGSGQVTEILD
- the secE gene encoding preprotein translocase subunit SecE; this translates as MQKLTTYIAESWDEIKNKVSWSSYKELQGSAILVLVASTIFALVIGGIDWVFKTGLEWFYREF
- the nusG gene encoding transcription termination/antitermination factor NusG, which encodes MGELKWYVLRVISGQEKKVKTYLENEIEREKLREYIPQVLIPSEKVYEMRGGKKRVRERNFFPGYVLISADLSHGEAFHSVNNIPGVIGFLGSNGTGSSKDPVPLRQSEVNRILGKVDEIDTFDEKLETPFIKGESVKVMDGPFSGFTGTVEEIFEEKKKLNVMVKIFGRNTPVELNYMQVEKLD
- the rplK gene encoding 50S ribosomal protein L11: MAKEVTGYLKLQVKGGAANPSPPIGPALGSKGLNIMDFCKQFNARTQDKPGQLLPVLITIYNDKSFDFVIKTPPAANLILEAMKKQKGSAEPNRNKIGSITWDQVKKIAETKMPDLNAFKIESAMKMIAGTARSMGVTVSGTPPWKN